The Coffea arabica cultivar ET-39 chromosome 8e, Coffea Arabica ET-39 HiFi, whole genome shotgun sequence genome window below encodes:
- the LOC113703274 gene encoding uncharacterized protein: MDAGEDSSRFAPRPSTASRNLSSSSSAFFSANQSPFFSPRSPTCQLPARSDNSSHATNAYPSAAASCPPIDLQKLEQVSSSTCISDCRLSSFVRGQQYRENDYMRPIVKQKKLGKMNETSVNSTSTSSCSNRLRSCDVYIGFHGRKPLLQRFTNWLRAELEAQGLSCFVTDRARCRNSRKHAIVERVMDACTFGVVILTRKSFRNPYTIEELRFFSSKKNLVPIYFDLAPEDCLVRDIIEKQGELWEKHGGELWVLYGGLEKEWRDAVCALSRVDEWKLEAHDGKWRDCILRAVTLLALRLGRRSVVDRLTKWREQAEKEEFPFPRNENFVGRKKELSELEFMLFGDVSGDAEKDYFELKARPRRKNLTIGWGRSNSVDEKRKGRQSENSKRKGKEPVVWKESEKEIEMQNNDFPESQQHTPKLKSNAKHGRRRRSMKVVYGKGIACVSGDWGMGKTELLLEFAYRFHQRYKMVLWIGGESRYIRQNYLNLWPFLEVDVGVENCLGKSRIKSFEEQEDAAIARVRKELMRNIPFLVVIDNLESEKDWWDHKLVMDLLPRFGGETHVIISTRLSRVMNLEPLRLSYLSGIEAMSLMQGNVKDLPLPELDALRAIEEKLGRITLGLAIVGAILSELPINPSRLLDTINRMPSRDMMWSGRESHSLRRNHFLLQLFEVCFSIFDHADGPRCLATRMVLASGWFAPAPIPISLLALAANKIPEKHPRQQLWKKVLSSLTCGFTSSYSRRSEAEASSLLLRFNFARACMKEGCIHFNPLLKLYAHKRGVIGVAQAMVQAVISRGSINQHSEHIWAACFLLFRFGNDPIVVELKVTDLLFLVKEVILPLAIRAFITFSRCSAALELLRLCTDALEAADQAFVTPVDKWLDKSLCWKPIQTNAQLNPCLWQELALSRATVLEIRSKLMMRGGQFDIGDDLIRKAVFIRTSICGDDHPDTISARETLAKLTRLLVNVQSHTSP, translated from the exons ATGGATGCTGGGGAAGATAGTTCTAGATTTGCACCAAGACCAAGTACAGCTTCGAGGAATTTGTCATCCTCATCTTCAGCGTTCTTTTCAGCAAATCAATCACCTTTTTTCTCTCCAAGATCACCAACATGTCAGTTACCAGCACGTTCAGACAATTCAAGTCATGCTACCA ATGCTTATCCTAGTGCTGCAGCTTCTTGTCCTCCAATTGATCTTCAGAAGTTGGAACAAGTTTCTTCTTCAACATGCATTTCTGACTGCAGACTGTCAAGCTTTGTACGTGGTCAACAGTATCGTGAAAATGATTATATGAGGCCCATAGTGAAGCAGAAAAAGCTGGGGAAGATGAATGAAACTTCAGTAAATTCGACTTCTACTTCTTCTTGCTCAAATAGATTGAGGAGTTGTGACGTGTACATAGGCTTCCATGGTCGCAAACCATTATTACAACGCTTTACTAATTGGCTTCGTGCTGAGTTGGAGGCTCAAGGGTTGAGTTGCTTTGTAACAGATAGAGCTCGTTGTCGAAATTCCAGGAAACATGCTATTGTTGAAAGGGTGATGGATGCTTGTACATTTGGGGTTGTGATCTTAACAAGGAAGTCCTTCAGAAATCCATATACAATTGAAGAGCTGCGGTTTTTCTCAAGCAAGAAAAATTTGGTTCCGATATACTTTGATCTGGCTCCAGAGGACTGCTTAGTCAGGGATATAATAGAGAAACAAGGGGAGCTATGGGAAAAACATGGTGGAGAGCTCTGGGTACTCTATGGAGGACTGGAGAAGGAATGGAGAGATGCTGTTTGTGCCCTTTCTCGTGTGGACGAGTGGAAACTTGAGGCTCATGATGGGAAGTGGAGAGATTGCATACTCAGGGCTGTTACTCTTTTGGCATTGAGATTGGGAAGGAGAAGTGTCGTCGATAGATTAACAAAGTGGAGAGAGCAGGCAGAGAAGGAAGAATTCCCTTTCCCAcgaaatgaaaattttgttgGCAGGAAGAAGGAATTATCAGAGCTGGAATTTATGCTTTTTGGCGATGTTAGTGGAGATGCAGAAAAGGACTATTTTGAGCTAAAGGCCAGACCTAGGAGAAAGAATCTGACCATTGGCTGGGGTAGGAGCAATTCAGTAGATGAGAAGAGAAAGGGGCGACAAAGCGAAAACAGCAAGAGAAAGGGGAAAGAACCTGTTGTCTGGAAGGAATCTGAGAAGGAGATTGAAATGCAGAACAATGATTTTCCAGAATCACAGCAGCATACCCCAAAACTTAAGAGTAATGCAAAGCATGGTAGGAGAAGGAGATCCATGAAGGTTGTCTATGGAAAGGGTATTGCTTGCGTCTCAGGAGATTGGGGAATGGGCAAGACAGAGCTCCTTCTTGAGTTTGCATACAGATTTCATCAGAGATACAAAATGGTTCTCTGGATAGGAGGCGAAAGTAGGTATATCAGGCAAAATTATTTGAACTTGTGGCCGTTTTTAGAGGTTGATGTAGGAGTGGAAAATTGTCTGGGAAAAAGCCGGATAAAGAGCTTTGAAGAGCAGGAAGATGCTGCCATAGCCAGAGTTCGGAAGGAACTCATGCGAAACATACCTTTTCTGGTTGTAATTGATAACTTAGAGAGTGAAAAGGACTGGTGGGATCACAAACTTGTAATGGATCTTCTTCCTCGTTTTGGGGGAGAAACCCATGTCATCATATCCACACGCCTTTCTCGTGTGATGAATTTAGAACctttaagactttcttacctaTCAGGAATTGAGGCAATGTCTTTAATGCAAGGGAATGTCAAGGATCTTCCATTACCAGAGCTTGATGCTCTACGGGCAATTGAGGAAAAACTTGGAAGGATAACTTTGGGCCTTGCTATTGTGGGAGCAATTTTGTCTGAACTTCCTATAAATCCAAGTAGGCTTTTGGATACCATTAATAGAATGCCTTCCAGGGACATGATGTGGAGTGGTAGAGAAAGTCATTCATTGAGGCGAAATCATTTCCTTCTACAACTTTTTGAGGTTTGTTTTTCAATATTCGACCATGCAGATGGACCAAGGTGTTTGGCGACAAGAATGGTTCTAGCTAGTGGTTGGTTTGCACCAGCACCAATTCCCATTTCTCTTTTAGCTCTGGCAGCTAACAAGATCCCTGAGAAACACCCGCGCCAGCAGCTCTGGAAGAAAGTATTGAGCTCATTAACTTGTGGCTTCACATCCTCATATTCTAGAAGATCTGAAGCAGAAGCATCTTCATTACTCTTGAGGTTTAATTTTGCTAGAGCATGTATGAAGGAAGGTTGTATCCATTTCAACCCACTTCTGAAGCTTTATGCCCACAAgagaggagtcattggagttgCACAAGCCATGGTACAAGCTGTAATAAGTCGAGGATCTATTAACCAGCATTCTGAGCACATATGGGCAGCATGTTTTCTGCTCTTCAGATTTGGAAATGACCCTATAGTTGTTGAGCTTAAGGTGACCGATTTATTATTTCTTGTTAAAGAAGTTATCTTACCGCTTGCAATCAGGGCATTCATCACATTCTCACGATGCAGTGCTGCCCTAGAACTTCTTAGGCTTTGTACCGATGCATTAGAAGCTGCAGATCAAGCATTTGTCACCCCAGTTGACAAGTGGTTGGATAAGTCCCTCTGCTGGAAACCTATCCAAACTAATGCCCAGTTGAATCCTTGCCTTTGGCAGGAGCTTGCATTGTCAAGAGCTACAGTGCTAGAAATCAGATCGAAGCTAATGATGAGAGGGGGACAATTTGATATAGGGGACGATCTAATTAGGAAGGCTGTGTTTATTCGAACTTCCATCTGCGGTGACGACCATCCTGACACCATTTCTGCAAGGGAAACCCTTGCCAAACTTACAAGACTCCTTGTTAATGTTCAAAGCCATACTTCAccataa